In Bacteroidales bacterium, a single genomic region encodes these proteins:
- a CDS encoding cobalamin-dependent protein (Presence of a B(12) (cobalamin)-binding domain implies dependence on cobalamin itself, in one of its several forms, or in some unusual lineages, dependence on a cobalamin-like analog.), producing MIFRLIYPKWTKLESQTPFILPPLGPAAFAATLPDEVTIDFIDENLQSFSYDDPADLVGISVMITAQIRRGWEIADEYRSRGVKVIFGGVATMLHAEETIEHADSVFLGEAEGRMEAVLDDFREEQLKKLYNYLPHPPDVSLIGPARRSILNDDLYYHKGIRMVDLFQASRGCRFSCYPCAASFLGGRQFRPRPFDKVAEELDAIENNRLFLVDNSLAQDKEWEKELFRMMIPFKKNWCSHTIDDDPEILELAAQAGAWYVYQAVIDDSDYIRNRIRRYHDFGIAVEATVLLGMDNQTEDDILRLIDFLLEVDLDLAEFTVLTPFRHTKVWDDMERDGRIIDRDWNNYNAGKVVFQPLHMSPDRLQELYFYAWEKFYQHETQEQKMFKLIMRVIEKERRQGTYRMPRRDLAKMSFGKFIER from the coding sequence ATGATCTTCCGACTGATATATCCCAAATGGACCAAACTTGAGAGCCAGACACCCTTTATCCTGCCTCCCCTCGGCCCTGCTGCCTTTGCTGCAACACTACCGGATGAAGTGACCATTGATTTCATCGACGAAAACCTGCAATCGTTCAGCTATGATGATCCGGCAGACCTGGTGGGCATTTCGGTCATGATCACCGCACAGATACGCAGAGGCTGGGAAATTGCAGATGAGTACCGCAGCCGCGGGGTGAAGGTCATTTTCGGCGGGGTGGCCACCATGCTGCATGCTGAAGAGACCATAGAGCATGCTGACAGCGTTTTTCTCGGTGAGGCAGAAGGAAGGATGGAGGCGGTTTTGGACGATTTCCGGGAAGAACAGCTCAAAAAACTTTATAACTACCTCCCTCATCCTCCGGATGTTTCTCTGATCGGCCCGGCAAGGCGCAGCATTCTGAACGATGATCTTTACTATCATAAGGGTATCCGGATGGTGGACCTGTTCCAGGCATCCCGTGGATGCCGTTTCAGTTGTTATCCATGTGCCGCTTCATTTTTGGGCGGGCGCCAATTCAGGCCACGCCCATTCGATAAAGTCGCCGAGGAACTGGACGCAATAGAGAACAACCGGCTTTTCCTGGTCGACAATTCCCTGGCACAGGATAAGGAATGGGAGAAAGAGCTATTCCGGATGATGATCCCTTTCAAAAAGAACTGGTGCAGCCATACGATTGATGATGATCCGGAAATTCTTGAGCTTGCCGCGCAGGCAGGAGCCTGGTATGTTTACCAGGCCGTGATCGACGATTCGGATTACATCCGCAACAGGATCCGGCGTTACCACGATTTTGGCATTGCGGTAGAGGCCACCGTCCTTTTAGGGATGGACAATCAGACGGAAGACGACATCCTGCGGTTGATCGATTTCCTGCTTGAAGTTGACCTGGACCTCGCTGAATTCACCGTATTGACACCCTTCCGGCATACGAAGGTATGGGACGACATGGAACGCGATGGCCGCATTATCGATCGTGACTGGAACAATTACAACGCCGGCAAGGTAGTGTTCCAGCCACTGCATATGTCGCCGGACCGGTTGCAGGAGCTTTACTTCTATGCCTGGGAGAAGTTCTACCAGCACGAAACCCAGGAGCAGAAGATGTTCAAACTGATCATGCGGGTGATCGAAAAGGAGCGGCGGCAAGGCACTTACCGTATGCCACGGAGGGACCTGGCGAAAATGAGTTTTGGAAAATTCATCGAGCGATGA
- a CDS encoding phosphopantetheine-binding protein, with the protein MTAVETTLLKTEIKELIIQTLNIKNIRAEQVPDSVPLFSAENILNLDSIDGIELVMAIQEKYQVRIADQNVARNVLESIDSIAEFLIKEKGL; encoded by the coding sequence ATGACGGCTGTAGAGACCACATTGTTGAAAACGGAGATCAAGGAACTCATCATCCAGACACTGAATATCAAAAATATTCGTGCGGAACAAGTGCCGGACTCCGTGCCGCTGTTCTCAGCAGAAAATATCCTGAACCTGGATTCCATCGACGGAATTGAACTCGTGATGGCTATCCAGGAGAAGTACCAGGTGCGTATCGCCGACCAGAATGTTGCACGCAATGTCCTTGAATCCATTGACAGCATCGCCGAATTCCTGATCAAAGAAAAAGGGCTCTGA
- a CDS encoding TonB-dependent receptor: protein MISNRSLTKFSISILLIFIQGQLFAQEMPMQSIHGTVVDKTSQSSLPGANVTVLTTDPVMGSSTDQEGSFIITNVPTGRHRIQISYIGYRTIILDNQMVTAGKELVLKIEMEEIPIQGREVEIIAQQRKDQPVNPMALISARSFTIDETSRYAGSYGDPARMAANYAGVVSTRDNRNDIIIRGNSPYSLKYRIDGMEILNPNHFGATGTTGGPVTILNTNLLANSDFLTGAFPAEYGNALSGIFDIHLRNGNSISREYWGELSFNGLEFGLEGPFRKGNNSSYLASYRYSFTGLLEAIGVKLKESANYQDLSFKLHFPTKKAGIFTVTGLGGFSSISLKDSNKDPKKWLFTGHGEDLLSSSRLASLGLSHIYFVNENTRFQSFLSFMTSGIETTIDTFDLTSVKPFHWAGERSRENKASASFHMRKKFSSRSSLDAGISYDLYMVSFIDSQYVHRNYIYDTDADQNTGLFRAYAGFQHRFGPKVTSSLGGHFQYFTLNNSFALEPRLSLKWDLTPVSSLSGGFGLHSQMVPAMMYFTQSPVSEGQYVMTNLDLDFMRSMHAVLGYDYLIMEYMRFKAEAYYQYLYQIPVKESIPQYSVLNEGIEYYILRYDSLVSRGSGSNYGLDLTLERFLHRNYYFLFTASLYRSYYRGYDDVERTTAFDNRYVFNAVGGYELPFGRLKNQFFILGLRATWTGGRPYLPFDPEKTVAEGQVVYDWENAYSVRFDDFIRGSLRIGYRRNVKHANIMLLFDLQYRSNYTNIDQYRIDVVTGEIVQVFSMGFYPMATWRIQF from the coding sequence ATGATATCCAACAGGTCACTTACCAAATTTAGTATTTCAATCCTCCTGATATTCATCCAGGGACAACTCTTTGCCCAGGAGATGCCGATGCAGTCTATCCATGGGACCGTGGTGGATAAGACGTCGCAGTCGTCGCTGCCCGGGGCCAATGTCACTGTGCTCACAACTGATCCGGTAATGGGCTCCTCCACCGACCAGGAAGGAAGCTTCATCATCACCAATGTTCCAACCGGCAGGCACCGCATACAAATCAGTTATATCGGATACAGGACCATCATCCTTGATAACCAGATGGTTACGGCTGGAAAGGAGCTGGTGCTGAAGATTGAAATGGAGGAAATCCCCATCCAGGGCCGGGAGGTGGAGATCATTGCGCAACAGCGGAAAGACCAGCCGGTAAACCCGATGGCACTCATCAGCGCACGTTCCTTCACCATCGATGAAACCAGCCGGTATGCCGGAAGCTACGGGGATCCGGCGCGCATGGCGGCGAATTACGCCGGGGTGGTGAGCACCCGCGATAACCGCAACGACATCATCATCCGCGGCAACTCACCTTACAGCCTGAAGTACCGGATCGACGGCATGGAGATACTCAACCCGAACCACTTCGGGGCCACGGGTACTACGGGGGGCCCGGTCACCATCCTGAATACAAACCTGCTTGCCAATTCCGACTTTCTTACCGGAGCTTTTCCTGCTGAATACGGTAACGCCCTCAGCGGCATCTTCGACATTCACCTGCGCAACGGGAATTCAATCAGCCGGGAGTACTGGGGGGAGTTGAGCTTCAACGGCCTGGAATTCGGACTGGAAGGGCCGTTCAGAAAAGGAAACAATTCCTCCTATCTTGCCTCCTACAGATACTCCTTCACCGGATTATTAGAAGCCATCGGCGTGAAATTGAAAGAAAGCGCCAACTACCAGGACCTGTCGTTCAAGCTTCACTTTCCGACAAAAAAGGCCGGGATTTTCACTGTGACCGGATTGGGAGGGTTCAGCAGCATAAGCCTGAAAGATTCCAATAAAGACCCGAAAAAATGGCTTTTCACCGGCCACGGCGAAGATCTCCTGTCCAGTTCCCGTCTTGCCTCCCTCGGACTTTCTCATATTTATTTCGTCAACGAAAACACCCGTTTCCAGAGTTTTTTATCTTTCATGACCTCCGGTATCGAAACTACCATCGATACATTTGATCTTACTTCCGTAAAACCGTTCCACTGGGCGGGGGAAAGGTCACGGGAGAACAAAGCATCCGCCTCTTTCCACATGAGGAAGAAATTCAGTTCGAGGAGCAGCCTGGATGCCGGGATCAGTTATGATTTGTATATGGTCAGTTTTATCGACAGCCAGTATGTGCATCGCAACTATATCTATGACACAGACGCTGATCAGAACACGGGACTTTTCAGGGCCTATGCCGGATTCCAGCACCGTTTCGGTCCGAAAGTGACCTCCTCGCTTGGCGGACATTTCCAATACTTTACCCTGAACAACTCGTTCGCACTGGAGCCCAGGCTAAGCCTGAAATGGGATCTCACACCGGTGAGTTCGCTCAGTGGCGGCTTCGGCCTGCACAGCCAGATGGTCCCGGCCATGATGTACTTCACCCAGTCGCCTGTATCCGAAGGGCAGTATGTCATGACCAACCTGGACCTGGACTTCATGCGAAGTATGCATGCGGTATTAGGATATGACTATTTGATCATGGAATACATGCGTTTTAAGGCAGAGGCCTATTACCAGTATCTTTACCAGATCCCGGTCAAAGAAAGCATTCCACAGTATTCCGTGCTGAATGAGGGTATTGAATACTATATCCTGCGATACGACAGCCTGGTCAGCCGGGGCAGTGGTTCTAACTATGGCCTCGACCTGACCCTGGAGCGTTTCCTGCACAGGAACTATTATTTTCTCTTTACAGCATCACTGTACAGGTCCTACTACCGGGGCTATGACGATGTGGAGCGCACCACAGCGTTTGATAACCGGTATGTTTTCAACGCGGTTGGAGGTTACGAACTGCCCTTTGGAAGACTGAAGAACCAATTCTTCATTCTTGGACTCCGGGCTACCTGGACCGGGGGAAGACCCTATCTTCCCTTTGATCCGGAAAAGACAGTTGCTGAAGGACAGGTGGTTTACGACTGGGAGAATGCTTACAGTGTCCGCTTCGACGACTTCATCCGGGGCAGCCTGAGGATTGGCTACCGCAGGAATGTCAAACATGCCAACATCATGCTCCTGTTCGACCTGCAATACCGGAGCAACTATACCAACATCGACCAATACCGTATTGATGTGGTTACTGGGGAAATTGTGCAGGTTTTTTCAATGGGATTCTATCCGATGGCCACCTGGAGAATACAATTCTGA
- a CDS encoding sulfotransferase, with protein sequence MHSYILTGIRMGPLMTLLRKHGFTPSPRNIGRLLFILQNAFWASFHAMREKKVYGEKLKSCTVPDDPVIIIGHWRTGSTFLHQILALDKQFVTPTFFQAVFPESFLVSERYFRPIMGALIGKRPMDNVRLGFDDAQEDEFALVKLTLDSPLLKIIFPGEPGYFINDFKDFNPEEEKKEMWKGQLTAFYTKIRRDSGRIVLLKNPAHSLRIPFLCETFPRARFIHLHRHPYKVVASSLHLWKVMARDNQLKGKPYFPELKEITEGLIKFYSVIERDLAALPDARYCEISYEALETDPVAEVKGIYKALGLEFTGNLEGRIRSFIEKTRDFKKNSYNFDDAQKAQVYHMMKKQFEHYHYKP encoded by the coding sequence ATGCATTCCTACATCCTCACCGGCATCCGCATGGGACCACTCATGACATTATTGCGGAAGCACGGTTTCACCCCTTCACCCCGGAACATCGGAAGATTGCTTTTTATCCTTCAGAATGCTTTCTGGGCTTCGTTCCACGCCATGCGCGAAAAAAAGGTTTATGGTGAAAAGCTAAAATCCTGCACGGTGCCGGATGATCCGGTGATCATCATCGGTCATTGGCGCACCGGCTCCACGTTCCTGCACCAGATTCTCGCCCTGGATAAACAGTTCGTCACCCCTACTTTCTTCCAGGCCGTCTTCCCTGAGAGTTTCCTGGTGTCGGAACGATATTTCCGGCCCATCATGGGGGCGCTGATCGGCAAACGGCCGATGGACAATGTGAGGCTGGGCTTTGATGATGCCCAGGAGGATGAATTTGCTTTAGTGAAGCTTACCCTTGACTCACCGTTGCTGAAAATTATTTTTCCCGGGGAACCCGGGTATTTCATCAATGATTTTAAGGATTTTAACCCTGAAGAAGAAAAGAAGGAGATGTGGAAGGGGCAATTAACGGCTTTTTACACCAAAATCCGCCGGGATTCCGGAAGAATCGTGCTGCTGAAAAACCCGGCACATTCCCTGCGTATTCCCTTTCTCTGCGAGACCTTTCCCAGGGCAAGGTTCATCCATCTTCACCGCCATCCGTACAAAGTGGTGGCCTCTTCGCTGCATCTCTGGAAAGTTATGGCCAGGGATAACCAGTTGAAAGGCAAGCCGTACTTTCCTGAACTGAAGGAGATCACCGAAGGGCTGATAAAGTTTTATTCGGTGATTGAACGAGACCTGGCCGCACTTCCGGACGCAAGATATTGTGAAATAAGTTATGAGGCTCTGGAAACGGATCCTGTGGCAGAGGTAAAAGGGATATACAAGGCCCTTGGACTGGAGTTCACCGGCAATTTGGAGGGCCGTATCCGATCTTTTATAGAAAAGACAAGGGATTTCAAAAAAAATTCCTATAATTTTGATGATGCCCAAAAAGCGCAGGTATATCATATGATGAAAAAGCAATTTGAACACTACCATTACAAACCTTAA
- a CDS encoding BtrH N-terminal domain-containing protein — MNATEIPFEHKMAAHCETGTVTALLNHAGMSITEPLVFGISGGIFFGYLKSSDLPFPMFILRSKPGNIRKKISKRLGVKFHEQHFRSPEEGEAALDEAIRQGHPTAVQVDFFYMDYMADWQRVHINAHYVIVFGVNGSKYLVSDSYYKQKSVLDKQKMLTARFAGGMMAPKGYMFYTDHIPDNIDLEKPIITGIKRAAFNMTRLPVPFLGVKGIRMFARKLNEWPAIARDIEDLSDRVMKINIFMEDQGTGGGGFRYMYATFLQQAAAITKDDRLKTMSKEMMEIGDKWRNISYFAAKIGKSRDLGPERIKELSMMIYAQADEEQKFFNELYRLVK, encoded by the coding sequence ATGAACGCGACAGAAATTCCATTCGAGCACAAGATGGCGGCGCATTGTGAAACAGGTACTGTGACAGCATTACTGAACCATGCGGGGATGTCAATTACGGAGCCATTGGTTTTCGGGATATCGGGCGGGATATTTTTTGGCTACCTCAAATCATCTGATCTACCCTTTCCGATGTTCATCCTGCGCAGCAAGCCCGGGAATATCCGTAAAAAGATCTCAAAACGGCTGGGTGTGAAGTTCCATGAGCAGCACTTCCGCTCTCCGGAAGAGGGAGAGGCCGCCCTGGACGAAGCCATCCGGCAGGGGCATCCCACCGCCGTGCAGGTTGATTTCTTTTATATGGATTATATGGCAGATTGGCAGCGGGTACATATCAATGCGCATTATGTCATCGTATTCGGGGTGAATGGGAGCAAATACCTTGTGAGTGACAGCTATTACAAGCAGAAATCCGTGCTCGACAAGCAAAAGATGCTGACGGCCCGTTTTGCCGGTGGTATGATGGCTCCCAAAGGGTACATGTTTTACACAGACCATATCCCTGATAACATTGATCTTGAAAAGCCTATCATAACAGGTATTAAAAGAGCGGCATTCAACATGACCCGGCTACCTGTACCTTTTCTCGGCGTAAAAGGAATACGGATGTTTGCCAGAAAGTTGAATGAATGGCCTGCCATTGCCAGGGATATTGAGGATCTTTCAGACCGGGTGATGAAGATCAATATTTTCATGGAAGACCAGGGGACAGGCGGAGGCGGCTTTCGTTACATGTATGCCACTTTTCTTCAGCAGGCCGCTGCCATTACAAAAGATGACCGTTTGAAAACTATGTCGAAAGAAATGATGGAAATTGGTGACAAGTGGCGGAATATTTCTTACTTTGCAGCCAAAATCGGAAAGAGCCGGGACCTTGGCCCGGAACGGATCAAAGAACTCAGTATGATGATTTACGCCCAGGCCGACGAAGAACAGAAATTCTTTAATGAGCTTTATAGATTGGTTAAATAA
- a CDS encoding adenosine kinase: MAKLLGMGNALVDIMTRLDHDDYLLQFGLPKGSMILVDAVRSRKIYDETIHLQKTVRSGGSAANTIHGLANMRMETGFIGKIGTDEMGKVFHDDMVSAGINAHLSQSHMETGRAIALISPDTERTFATYLGAAVELNHHDLSQEFFTQYDFFHIEGYIVQNHALLEAALKLARENGMKISLDMASYNVVDQNRDFLEKMLRKYVDIVFANEDEARSLTGQEPLAAVEKLAELCEIAVIKIGKEGSLIRSGKDQVSIGIIDVNSIDTTGAGDLYASGFLYGMAQGFPLDKCGRIGAILAGKVIEVIGPKLNDTQWLAVKQMVNKVALSDF; this comes from the coding sequence ATGGCGAAATTATTAGGAATGGGAAACGCGCTGGTAGATATCATGACCCGGCTGGACCATGACGATTATCTCCTCCAATTCGGGCTTCCCAAAGGGAGCATGATTCTGGTGGATGCCGTCAGATCCCGTAAAATTTACGATGAAACGATTCACCTTCAAAAAACGGTCCGCTCCGGCGGCTCAGCCGCGAATACCATACACGGACTGGCTAATATGCGTATGGAAACCGGCTTCATCGGGAAGATAGGGACAGACGAGATGGGAAAAGTATTCCATGATGATATGGTGAGCGCCGGCATCAATGCGCACTTAAGCCAGAGCCATATGGAAACCGGACGTGCCATAGCCCTGATCAGCCCGGATACGGAGCGGACCTTCGCCACCTACCTCGGCGCTGCCGTCGAACTGAATCATCATGATCTGTCTCAGGAGTTCTTTACCCAATATGATTTCTTCCACATTGAAGGTTATATCGTCCAAAACCATGCCCTCCTTGAAGCTGCCCTGAAACTTGCCCGTGAAAATGGCATGAAGATATCGCTGGACATGGCCAGCTATAATGTAGTTGACCAGAATCGGGATTTCCTCGAAAAAATGCTTAGGAAATATGTCGACATCGTCTTTGCCAACGAAGACGAAGCCCGCAGCCTCACGGGCCAGGAACCGCTTGCGGCAGTGGAGAAACTGGCGGAGTTGTGCGAGATCGCCGTTATCAAAATCGGGAAAGAAGGCTCATTGATCCGGAGCGGTAAAGACCAGGTCAGCATCGGCATTATCGATGTCAACAGCATCGACACCACCGGCGCAGGCGACCTGTACGCGTCCGGGTTTCTTTACGGCATGGCACAAGGTTTTCCCCTCGACAAATGCGGCCGCATCGGCGCCATCCTCGCCGGGAAGGTTATAGAAGTGATCGGACCGAAGCTGAATGACACACAATGGCTGGCTGTGAAGCAAATGGTGAATAAAGTAGCTTTGAGCGATTTTTAG
- a CDS encoding acetylserotonin O-methyltransferase codes for MKKRTDLPEFPHQFLYFMGLRIRRILMKISDRLIPPPMAVYEKAQGFWVSRAIVAACELNLADHLASGPKSITELAALSSTNDAYLYRLMRTLAGEGIFMELPGKMFVNTHLSYALKEGDNSMKYMILHQFGETNMTLFTHFTECIRTGEGNTRKMLGKGIFQYLEGNPAKNEIYNKAMDNSSSLVALALLSAYDFKGIKTLVDVGGGHGILLDRILEKYSDMQGILFDQHHVAGQVKEMIREPVLQERFRIVCGNFFNDIPASADAYFMKNILHAFSDEDCLKLLRKVHSVMAPNGKLIILETITEPDNKPSFGKLVDLLMMTGTEGGKERTKEEFADLCSRSGFRLAKIIRTIAPFSVLEAVKK; via the coding sequence ATGAAAAAGAGAACAGATCTTCCGGAATTTCCTCACCAGTTCCTATACTTCATGGGTCTGCGCATCAGAAGGATACTGATGAAGATTTCAGACCGCCTGATTCCACCTCCGATGGCTGTTTATGAGAAAGCACAGGGTTTCTGGGTTTCAAGGGCCATTGTCGCTGCCTGTGAACTGAACCTGGCCGATCACCTGGCTTCCGGCCCGAAAAGCATCACTGAACTGGCCGCCCTGAGCAGTACGAATGATGCATACCTTTACCGCCTGATGAGAACCCTGGCGGGGGAAGGGATTTTTATGGAATTGCCGGGCAAAATGTTTGTGAATACGCACCTTTCGTATGCTCTGAAAGAAGGTGACAACTCGATGAAATATATGATCCTGCATCAATTCGGCGAAACCAACATGACTTTGTTCACGCACTTCACGGAGTGTATCCGGACCGGTGAAGGTAATACACGCAAAATGCTCGGGAAAGGGATTTTTCAATACCTGGAAGGGAACCCTGCAAAGAATGAAATTTATAACAAGGCGATGGACAATTCCTCAAGCCTGGTTGCCCTGGCGCTTCTCTCGGCTTATGATTTCAAGGGCATTAAGACACTTGTCGATGTGGGAGGCGGGCACGGAATCCTGCTGGATCGCATTCTTGAAAAATACAGTGATATGCAGGGGATCCTGTTTGACCAGCATCATGTGGCCGGTCAGGTAAAAGAAATGATCAGGGAACCGGTCTTGCAGGAAAGATTCCGGATTGTTTGCGGAAATTTTTTCAATGATATTCCGGCAAGCGCCGATGCCTATTTCATGAAAAATATTCTTCATGCATTTAGTGATGAGGATTGCCTGAAATTGCTCAGAAAGGTCCATTCTGTGATGGCTCCGAACGGAAAGCTGATCATCCTGGAAACGATTACAGAACCTGATAATAAACCTTCCTTCGGCAAGCTGGTCGATTTGCTGATGATGACCGGAACTGAGGGAGGCAAAGAAAGAACAAAAGAGGAATTTGCAGACCTCTGTAGCCGGTCAGGATTTCGACTGGCAAAGATCATCCGCACCATTGCACCTTTCTCGGTCCTGGAAGCCGTAAAAAAATAA
- a CDS encoding beta-ketoacyl synthase chain length factor: protein MKIYINGIGNVSPQKTWDCASFLDEVKDYDGRMLQCLEPEVDPGLDEKYLRRMSRLIRLGWIAAKICLDDAGNQRPDAIITGSGWGSVLDSEKFLLSLYRNKESLLPPTPFIQSTHNVVGAQIAMLLNNCAYNMAYAHGSFAFEHALLDGILGLKSGDSRNVLTGGFDEITANQFILTDRLHRWRRQAVNNLRLFDTEAEGTIAGEGFTFFFLQDYASDKTYAVLKDVMTLFSTENTEMIAANALLCLERNGLEPGMIDWVFTGLNGDLDGDTVYRDVLSRVFPSGFNQAAWKHLCGEYLTSTAFATWAAVKALKQQAVPDILRIKTIENRHDIRNILIYNHFKGIHHSFILLSFPS from the coding sequence ATGAAGATCTATATCAACGGCATAGGCAATGTATCCCCCCAAAAGACCTGGGACTGCGCCTCATTTCTTGACGAGGTGAAGGATTATGATGGCAGGATGCTGCAATGCCTCGAACCGGAGGTTGACCCCGGGCTGGATGAGAAATACCTGCGGCGGATGAGCCGGCTGATCCGGCTGGGATGGATAGCGGCAAAGATCTGCCTGGACGATGCCGGAAACCAGCGGCCCGATGCCATCATCACCGGTTCGGGCTGGGGCAGCGTGCTGGATTCGGAGAAATTCCTGCTTTCCTTATACAGGAACAAGGAAAGCCTGCTTCCGCCAACCCCTTTCATACAGTCGACCCACAACGTGGTCGGTGCCCAGATCGCCATGCTGCTGAACAACTGTGCTTATAACATGGCTTATGCCCATGGCAGTTTTGCCTTTGAGCATGCCCTGCTGGACGGCATCCTGGGCCTGAAAAGCGGCGACAGCCGGAACGTCCTCACCGGTGGTTTTGACGAGATCACTGCCAACCAGTTTATCCTCACCGACCGCCTTCACCGCTGGCGGCGGCAAGCAGTGAACAACCTGCGGCTGTTTGATACCGAAGCGGAAGGCACCATTGCCGGGGAAGGTTTCACCTTCTTCTTTCTCCAGGACTATGCATCGGACAAAACATACGCAGTGTTGAAAGATGTGATGACCCTCTTTTCAACGGAAAACACTGAAATGATTGCTGCAAATGCCCTGTTGTGCCTGGAAAGGAACGGCCTGGAGCCCGGAATGATCGATTGGGTATTTACCGGTCTTAACGGGGACCTGGATGGCGACACGGTTTACCGGGATGTTCTTTCCAGGGTGTTCCCTTCAGGTTTTAACCAGGCTGCCTGGAAGCATCTTTGCGGGGAATACCTTACTTCCACGGCCTTTGCCACATGGGCTGCTGTGAAAGCGCTTAAACAACAAGCTGTTCCGGACATCCTAAGGATAAAAACCATTGAAAACCGGCATGACATCAGGAATATCCTGATCTATAACCATTTCAAAGGGATCCATCACAGTTTTATCCTGCTTTCATTTCCAAGTTGA